GGGCTCCCTCCGCCATGCTTTCAACTTTTCAACCAGTAGCATAATTCATTCCTGTTTTTGAGTCATAAATTCAGAAACGGGGGGAAATTATTAGTCATATTGCTCAAGTGGTAGATTTTTATTGACTTTTACCGGGTGATTGGGATAGTTACTTTAGCTTTTCCAAAAGTATTAGGTTGCTGATTCTATGGTTCAGGACAGAATGGTAAGTACGCCAACAGAGAACACCCTGTTGTTTCGGCCCGGTGATTTTTCCAGTTTGGCGGCAGCCCTTGATTATGCCGCTACCGGGCAAACGGGATATAACTTTTATGACGGTCGTGGTCGGTTGGCCGAGGCGCTTTCCTATTGCCAATTGCGGGAAGATGCCTGCGGATTAGCCCGGCGGTTCCTCAGTCTGGGGGTTGAGCGGGGTGCAAAGGTGGCTTTGGTTGGTGATACGCATGCTGATTTCATGCGTTTTTTTTATGCCTGCCAATATGCCGGCCTGGTCCCAGTACCGTTGCCGGCAACTATTTTTTTGGGGGGACATCAGGCGTATGTTGAACAGCTTCGGCGGCTGTTGATTGATTCCCAGGCAGAGATCGCGGTGGCGCTGCCTGGTTTTCACACCTTTATGGCCGAAGCAGGCGAAGGACTGGAGCTCCGCTTCCTGGGGGAGCCGGCTGACTTCATTGCACTGCCGGCAGTCCAGCAGCAGCTTTCCCCCTCTGTTGCCAATGATGTCGCTTATCTTCAGTATACCTCCGGCAGCACCCGCTATCCCCGGGGGGTGATTATCACCCAGACCGCGGTGATGAAGAATCTGGCCGAGATCATTGTCCACGGTGTGCGGGTGCAGGCCGGTGACCGCAGTTTTTCCTGGCTGCCCTTTTTCCATGACATGGGTCTGGTGGGCGGCGTGCTGGCCCCCATGGCATCCCAGATATCGGCTGATTATCTCAATACCCGTGATTTTGCCATGCGTCCCCGTCTCTGGCTTACCCTCATGAGTCAAAATAAGAATACCATCTCTTTCAGCCCCCCCTTTGGCTATGAGCTTTGCGCCCGGCGGATTCGTGAACCGGAAGTGGAAAAATTTGATCTTTGTCACTGGCGGGTTGCCGGTATCGGCGCTGAGATCATTCGGCCGGACTCGCTGCGGCGTTTCGCCAGCCTTCTGGCTCCTGCAGGGTTCAGCGATAAAGCCTTCATGCCCTGTTATGGTATGGCTGAATGCTCGCTGGCAGTCAGTTTTGCCCCTTTGGGAGAAGGCTTTGCCGTCGATGTCATTGATGCTGATCATTTCATGACCACTCAGGAGGCACTGCCGGCGGCCGCATTTTCCCAAGGAACAGCAAGCAATGCCGGTTCTTTTGTGATCTGTGGTGTGCCCTTGCCGGATTATGAGGTGGAAATCCGCGGCGCTGATGGTCAGGTGCTGCCCGAGCGCCATTGTGGCACCCTGTTTGTCCGTGGTGCCAGTGTCATGTCGGGTTATCTCGGCAATGAGCTGCTGACCCGGGAAGTTCTTTCCGCAGATGGCTGGTTGAATACCGGGGATCTTGCTTATCGAGTGGGACAGAGCATTGTTATTGCCGGCCGCCAGAAGGATTTGATTATTATCAACGGCAGGAATATCTGGCCGCAGGATATGGAAAGCATTGCCGAACAGCAGCCGGAAGTACGGGTCGGTGACGCCTCGGCATTTTCAATCCCCGGTAGTAGCGGGCAGGAAAAAGCAGTTCTGGTGGTGCAATGCCGTGAGCTTGATCAGTCCGTGTGTATTGACCTGGAGCATCGGCTGCATGGTTTGGTGCAGCAGGCATTGGGTATTGATTGCCTCGTTGAACTGGTTCCCAGAAATACCTTGCCGCGGACAACCTCTGGTAAACTGTCTCGTTCAGGGGCACGAAAAGGATATCTTGAACGTCATGCCGGTGTTAAAGCGGCCATATCGGAAACCCTCTTTTCCATGCCTGATCTTGATGGGCAGGCTATCTAGATATCCCCTCTCCGGTTTTGTTCCAGAATGTCAGCCTGCCTTGTCAGACGTTCTCGGCATATCATTATTCCATCTAACTTCAGCATATGAAGCATTGTTTGTTGATTCCATCCGTCTTTATTCAGTTGGAAGATCATGACCGAGATGAAGAATCGTGTCATAGCGGTTACCGGAGTGACCGGCTTTATCGGCAGCCGTATTGCGCGGCATCTGAGTGCAGCCGGCTGGCAGGTAAGAGGCTTGGTTCGACGTCGGAGCAGCCGGGAACGGCTTGAAGGTGTTGCCGGGACATGGATTGAAGGTGATCTGACAAATAGTGCCAGCCTCCGCGAACTGGTGGCTGGTGCATCGGCGGTCATCCACTGTGCCGGAGCGGTTCGTGGCGCTGGTCCTGAGCCTTTTCAGCGGGTCAACGGTGCGGGGGTGGCACGACTCGTACCCGTGCTTGCGGCCATGACTTCCCCGCCGGCGTTGCTTTTGATTTCTTCCCTGGCAGCCCGCGAGCCCCTGCTTTCGGACTATGCTGCCAGCAAAAGGCGGGGTGAGCAGGAGCTTGCCGCCGCGGCCGGGTCGCTGTCGTGGGCGATTTTTCGCCCGCCGGCGGTCTACGGACCTGGAGACCGTGAACTTGTTCCCCTCTTTCGCCTGATGAAATGGGGTATTGCCCCCGTTCTCGGGGTTGAGGATGCCCGTTTTTCCCTTTTGCATGTGGATGATCTCGCGGCTGCAGTGATCAGCTGGGTTGGCCAAAAAAACCGGCAAAACGGTACTTTTGAGCTTCATGATGGTCGCCACGGCGGGTATTCATGGCGCGAGGTCATCGATACGGTTGTCCAGCTCAGGGGACATCCGGTCGTGCGTCTCCAAGTGCCGGTGCCGCTCCTTGCTGTGGCTGCTTCGTTCAATCTGCAGGCTGCCCGTCTGCTGGGTTATCAGCCGATGCTGACGCCGGGCAAAGTTCGTGAGCTGAAACATCTTGACTGGGTGTGTGACAATGCGCCCCTCCATCGGACTACGGGTTGGGTGCCCGAGATTTCTTTGGTTGAAGGTTTGCGGCCGATTGTGGCATAATGCAGCGTAGCGCTGGTACCGCCGATGGAGAGGTATCGTGCTTTTGGTTTGCACTGATTTCAGCTAAATTTTTTGAGGCTGACCCGGGGAGTTTCACTGACAATAAAGCAGTTTGAACTGCATCACCATGCCGTGGATTATGATAATGACCTACGATGAAATAGTTGGCAAACTGTATGACCTCCTGAGGGCGATGGTTGCTGAAGTTCCGGAGCTTCATGAGAATATGGAGCTGGCCGTTGATCTGGGATTGGATTCTCTGGCTGTCATGAGGCTGTTGGAGGCGGTTGAGGATGAATTTGACATTTCCATCCCCCTCAACGTTCTTTCCGATGTCCGAACCGTCAAAGATTTTGCCCTGCAGTTGCAGCATATTGTCGAGAAGGAATCCTAATGGCTATTTTTCATAAGTTGCACCAGCTTGAAAAAGCCCGCCAGGCCTTAGCCGATCAGGGTGTGCCCGTTCTGCATGTGGCAATGGACGAGATCCTTTCAGCTACCGAAGCGATGATCAACGGGCGTCGCACCATCCTTGCCGGCACCAACAACTATCTTGGCCTGACCTTTGATTCTGGCTGCATTGAAGCCGCCTGTCGGGCGACCAGGGAGGAAGGCACCGGTACCACCGGTTCAAGGATGGCTAATGGTACCCTGGCCGGCCATCTGGCGCTGGAAAAGGAAATTGCGGCCTTTTATGGTCAGCGTGGCGCCATGGTTTTTTCCACCGGCTATGTGGCCAATCTCGGTATCATTGCCAGCCTTGCCGGCCCTGGCGATATAATTCTTATAGATGCTGACTGTCACGCCAGCATCTATGACGGCTGCCGGTTAAGCGGTGCTGAATATATCCGTTTTCGCCACAACGATGCCGCTGACCTCGATAAAAGGCTGCGCCGTCTTGGTGACCGGGCGGCTGAAACCCTGCTCATTGTTGAGGGGATTTACAGCATGTTCGGTGATCGTGCCGCCCTGGCCGATATCGCCGCGGTCAAAAAATCCTATGGCTGTACCCTGCTGGTGGATGAGGCCCATGCCCTGGGGGTCTTGGGAGACCACGGTCGGGGGTGCACCGAGGATGCCGGTGTTGAGGATGAGGTCGATTTTATTGTTGGTACCTTCAGCAAGAGTCTGGGGGCGATCGGCGGCTACTGCGTCAGCAACCATCCTGAGCTGGAACTGGTCCGCTATGCCAGCCGGCCGTATATCTTTACCGCATCCTCTTCGCCCGCCTCCATTGCTTCGACCCGGGCTGCCCTGCAGATTATCGCCGCACAGCCAGAACTGCGCCGCCAGCTGTGGGAGAATGCTGAATTTCTCTATCAGGGGCTGCTGGAATCGGGAGCTATGATGGGTCCGGAGGCGGGTCCGGTGATTGCCGTCCGTCTGGATGACGCCCACAGGGCCTATCGCTGCTGGCAGGGATTGCTGGCGGCCGGGGTCTATGTCAATCTGGTTCTGCCCCCGGCAACCCCTGATGGCGGTTCCCTGCTTCGCTGCAGTGTCAGTGCGGCCCATACCAGAGAACAGATTATTGCCATTAGGAATGCTTTCGCCGTCCAGCTGGGCAAAAACCAGTAACCTGTTCCCGAGTAAGGCCGCTCCCATGCCATTTTTCTCCTCTTACTGTCCTTTGCCGTCATGCATCTCCTGGTAACTTTTTTCCGCACCTATTTGCGGCAAAGCATCATGATGATGCTGGCGTTGTTGCTCGCCGGTATTGTCGAGGGCTTCGGCCTGATGGCTCTCCTGCCTTTGTTGACTCTGACCGTGGGGGGGGATGTCGGGGGGATGGCGGACAGCCCGGCCGGCCAGGCGGTGGTCAAATATCTGGCGGCAGTCGGCCTTCAACCAAAGGCTGGAATTCTGCTGCTGGTTATCGTCCTCGCTGTCTTTTTGAAGAGCTTTCTTGTCCTGCTGGCCAAAAAACGGGTGGGATATACGGTTGCCCACGTAGCTACTGACCTGCGCCTTGGCCTTATTAGGGCTTTGCTGGCGGCCCGCTGGGAATTTTATGTTGGCCAGCCGGCCGGCAGCCAGGCCAACGCCATGGCCACTGAAGCTATGCGGGCTTCAGAGGCGTATCTTTGCGCTGCCACCATGGTTGCCAAGCTATTGCAGTCTTTGGTGTATATTGTGGTTGCCTTACTGGTTTCATGGAAGGCAACGTCGGTATCTCTGTTGACGGGTGTGTTTTTTCTTCTCATGTTTAGTCGATTGGTAAAGAAAGCCCGGCGGGCCGGCAGTAAACAGACAGCCTTACTGCAAAAATTGTTATCCCAGCTGACCGACAGTATGCAGGCGATAAAACCGATGAAAGCCATGGCTAGGGAACATGTGGCCGAGGCTATCATGGTTACTCAAACAACTGGTTTGAACAAGGCATTGCGCAAACAGGTACTCAGCAAAGAGTCATTAAAGGCTCTGCAGGAGCCGATGATCACCATGATCCTGGTGATTGGTTTATATGTTCCCCTGGTTTATTTGCATATTCCCATGGCTTCAGTCATGGTGCTGGTTTTTCTGCTAGCCAGGATTCTGACGCAACTGGGTAGTGTTCAGCAGCAGTATCAGAAAATGGTTATTTTTGAGAGTGCCTATTGGTCTCTTGTGGCTAAAATTCAGGCAGCAAAAAAAGAGCGGGAACCGGTAATGGGTGCTGCTCAGCCGACCCTCAACCGTGGTGTTTACTGTAGGAATATCAGCTTTGCTTATGATGATGTTAAGGTGTTTGACGATGTCTCAATGGAATTCCCCTGCCAGTCATTTACCGCTTTGGTTGGTCCTTCCGGGGGTGGTAAAACCACAATAGCAGACCTGCTGACTGGTTTGTGCCGTCCTCAGCAAGGTGAAATATATGTTGATGATCTGGCTTTACATGAGGTGGATGTACGCCAGTGGCGCCGGATGATTGGCTATGTCCCCCAGGAGACGCTTTTACTGCATGATAGTGTTTTTGCTAATGTCACCGTCGGTGAAACAGGGATTGGTGAGCCTGAAGTAATCGCTGCTCTACAGGCTGCCGGTGCCTGGGAGTTTGTTTCGGCCATGCCGCAGGGGATCTATTCAGATGTTGGTGAGCGGGGTGGGAAATTATCGGGCGGCCAGCGGCAGAGGCTGGCCATTGCCAGGGCCCTGGTCCATAAGCCGCGGCTTTTAATCCTTGATGAAGCCACGAGCGCGCTGGACCGGGTGAGTGAGGAGGCTATCTGTCAAACACTGCAGACCTTGCGCCATGAACTGATTATCCTGGCTATTTCCCATCAGCCAACCATGGTTGCCGCTGCCGACCGTACCTACCGGCTTGAAAACGGCAAGATTTTTTTGTCTGTGGAGTAGCAACCGTAAGGGGACCGGTGCCGTCTGTCCACCTGGTAAGGAGCTCGTGATCGTCGATGCAGGTTGCCAAGCTATGACCTCTTGTCGGCCGAATGGACCGTCGGTATTTTTCGGTGGACCGCAGCAGCCGGGGAGATTGCGTGACCTCCTGGCCAAGCATATTGACCAGGTACCAGCTGGCGGTGCCATTGATTGGGTAACCTATTATTTCCGTGACCGCCGGCTGGCGGCCGAATTGCTTGCCGCCCATCGTCGCGGGGTGAGGGTAACGGTTACCGTTGAAAAGCAGCCTCGTACAGCCCATGCCAACGACCGGGTGGCCGCATTACTGGACGGGCCCCGGGGGCTTGGTGCCGGATTTCGTTCCCTGTCCCTGCCTTTGCTGCCGGGCAGCTTCAAAGCAAGTTGGGAACCCCATATACACGAAAAACTCTACTGTTTTTCTCATCCGCAGCCGGTTGCATTCATGGGGTCCTACAATCCATCCGGTGACCAGCCGGAAGAATGCCCTGAGATTATTCAGGAGATTGGTGATCAGGACCGCGGTTATAATCTGCTGGTACAAGTAACCGATGCCCGCTTGGTGGGCTTGCTGACCGCCCATGCCAGGCGGTTGCACCGCAGGAAGGAAAGCTTTTTTCAGCGGTTTTCTCCCTTTAATAATATTGCGCTGCGGGGCCATGACTGGCAGGTTTTCTTCTGGCCGCGGATTACCTCCCATCCGGTAATGAGATTTCTCGAATCCCTGCCACCTGGTTCCCGGATAAGGATCGCCATCTCTCACCTGAAAGGTCGTTCCATAGCTCGTCGATTGGCTGGGCTGGCCGTCCGGGGAATGAATCTGGAAGTTATCGCCGATTCGACCTTGAGAAGGGTGCCCCTGTCCGTTGAAGCGATCATGGACAGGGCGGGAATCATGTTCAGCCGGTTGGGAGGACTGACCGGCCTGCCCATGCATGATAAATTTGTGTTGGTGGAAAGCGGTGAGCAGCGCTGGATTATTTTCGGTAGCTTCAACTGGACGGTGCGTTCCTGGTGGCTCAACCAGGAGATTGGCCTCATTTCCTCCAACGCGGCACTGTATGAATCCTTTGCTGCCCGGTGGGAGGAGCTGTGCGCCGCGGCTGAAGAAGAAAATGATTGACGGTATATGCCGGGCCTTTCCTGCCGGCTGTTGGAGATAACGAGATGAGTGCGACACCTTCGACCATCATTATCCCGGTGGAAAGCCAGGTGCGGGAGCTGGACGCTAAAATCCTGCTGGCCTGTGCCGCGGCTGAAAAGGGATTTCCGGTGGTGATCGGTTCGCGGGCATTCCTCCATTTCCAGGTGGAGAAAATCCCCCGCGGAGTGTACTTGGCTAAAAGCATGAGAACCCTGAGTGAGCGGATGTTTACCATTCTCCGGCAGCTTGGCCATGAAATTGTGGCCTGGGATGAAGAGGGACTGGTGCGCTGGCCGGATCAGGAATATTATCGCTGGCGGCTGTCCCCGGTCACTATGGGGATGATTTCCCATCTGCTGACCTGGGGGGAGGATGATGCCCGGGTTTTGCGCAACTATACCGGCTACGCCGGGACGCCGATCCATCCGGTGGGCAATCCCCGTATTGATCTGCTGCGGCCGGAACTGCGGACCTATTACCGGGAAAAATCTGCTGCCCTGCATAAGCGTTTTGGTGATTTTGTCCTGATCAACACCAATTTCAGCAAGGTTAACCATTTTTTTTCCCACCTCAGTGAACTGAAGAAGCCAGCTCTTGCGCTGGCTGCCGGCGGCGAAGAAACCTTTGATGCCGGCAAGGGACGATTGAAACAAGTACTGTTTGAACGTTTTCAGGAGATGCTGCCGGCTTTATGCCGTCTGCTGCCGGAACATACCATTGTCGTCCGGCCGCATCCGGCCGAAAATCATGATCCCTGGCTGGCCATTGCCCGGCAGCATACCAACCTTGCAGTCATCAACGAGGATAGCGTTACGCCCTGGCTGATGGCGGCAAAAGTTCTGATTGCCAACGGCTGTACCACCATGATCGAAGCGGCTGTCCTAGGGACGCCAACAGTTGCCTACCAGCCGGTTCTGGGGGGCGTCTATGACGATGAACTGCCCAACGAGGTCAGTCATCGGGCTTTTTCGCTGGCTGAACTCTGCGAGCACGTCAGCAACGTTATGGCCGGCACAAAGGGTTCCTTGACCTATGAAAGACGGCGGGAGATCATGGATCGTCATATCACCGCCCTTGACGGCCCTTTAGCCATTGATCGGATGGTGGACGTTCTGGTTGCTGGCGGCTACCTTCAACACCAGCCGCCGCCCACTTTGCTGACAAAGTATCTCCAGGGCTGTCTGCATAATAAAGTGCGGACAGTCAGTAAAAAAATTAATATGCGTCGGCCGGGGCATCGCAACAACCTCTCGTACCACCAGCACCGGTTTCCAGGTATCACTGTTGCAGAGCTCCAGGGCCGCGTAAGCCGCTTAGGAAAGCTGGTAAACCGATTCCATCAAGTCCAGGTTAAACAGCTTGCTCCCTATATTTTTACAATGAACAGCAAGGGGTGAATATGTCTACCAGAAGCATCTGTCACGGGTGTTGCTCCGTTGTTGGCAAC
The sequence above is drawn from the Candidatus Anaeroferrophillus wilburensis genome and encodes:
- a CDS encoding acyl carrier protein, which produces MTYDEIVGKLYDLLRAMVAEVPELHENMELAVDLGLDSLAVMRLLEAVEDEFDISIPLNVLSDVRTVKDFALQLQHIVEKES
- a CDS encoding NAD-dependent epimerase/dehydratase family protein; this translates as MKNRVIAVTGVTGFIGSRIARHLSAAGWQVRGLVRRRSSRERLEGVAGTWIEGDLTNSASLRELVAGASAVIHCAGAVRGAGPEPFQRVNGAGVARLVPVLAAMTSPPALLLISSLAAREPLLSDYAASKRRGEQELAAAAGSLSWAIFRPPAVYGPGDRELVPLFRLMKWGIAPVLGVEDARFSLLHVDDLAAAVISWVGQKNRQNGTFELHDGRHGGYSWREVIDTVVQLRGHPVVRLQVPVPLLAVAASFNLQAARLLGYQPMLTPGKVRELKHLDWVCDNAPLHRTTGWVPEISLVEGLRPIVA
- a CDS encoding aminotransferase class I/II-fold pyridoxal phosphate-dependent enzyme, which translates into the protein MAIFHKLHQLEKARQALADQGVPVLHVAMDEILSATEAMINGRRTILAGTNNYLGLTFDSGCIEAACRATREEGTGTTGSRMANGTLAGHLALEKEIAAFYGQRGAMVFSTGYVANLGIIASLAGPGDIILIDADCHASIYDGCRLSGAEYIRFRHNDAADLDKRLRRLGDRAAETLLIVEGIYSMFGDRAALADIAAVKKSYGCTLLVDEAHALGVLGDHGRGCTEDAGVEDEVDFIVGTFSKSLGAIGGYCVSNHPELELVRYASRPYIFTASSSPASIASTRAALQIIAAQPELRRQLWENAEFLYQGLLESGAMMGPEAGPVIAVRLDDAHRAYRCWQGLLAAGVYVNLVLPPATPDGGSLLRCSVSAAHTREQIIAIRNAFAVQLGKNQ
- a CDS encoding ABC transporter ATP-binding protein — protein: MHLLVTFFRTYLRQSIMMMLALLLAGIVEGFGLMALLPLLTLTVGGDVGGMADSPAGQAVVKYLAAVGLQPKAGILLLVIVLAVFLKSFLVLLAKKRVGYTVAHVATDLRLGLIRALLAARWEFYVGQPAGSQANAMATEAMRASEAYLCAATMVAKLLQSLVYIVVALLVSWKATSVSLLTGVFFLLMFSRLVKKARRAGSKQTALLQKLLSQLTDSMQAIKPMKAMAREHVAEAIMVTQTTGLNKALRKQVLSKESLKALQEPMITMILVIGLYVPLVYLHIPMASVMVLVFLLARILTQLGSVQQQYQKMVIFESAYWSLVAKIQAAKKEREPVMGAAQPTLNRGVYCRNISFAYDDVKVFDDVSMEFPCQSFTALVGPSGGGKTTIADLLTGLCRPQQGEIYVDDLALHEVDVRQWRRMIGYVPQETLLLHDSVFANVTVGETGIGEPEVIAALQAAGAWEFVSAMPQGIYSDVGERGGKLSGGQRQRLAIARALVHKPRLLILDEATSALDRVSEEAICQTLQTLRHELIILAISHQPTMVAAADRTYRLENGKIFLSVE
- a CDS encoding fatty acyl-AMP ligase, which codes for MVSTPTENTLLFRPGDFSSLAAALDYAATGQTGYNFYDGRGRLAEALSYCQLREDACGLARRFLSLGVERGAKVALVGDTHADFMRFFYACQYAGLVPVPLPATIFLGGHQAYVEQLRRLLIDSQAEIAVALPGFHTFMAEAGEGLELRFLGEPADFIALPAVQQQLSPSVANDVAYLQYTSGSTRYPRGVIITQTAVMKNLAEIIVHGVRVQAGDRSFSWLPFFHDMGLVGGVLAPMASQISADYLNTRDFAMRPRLWLTLMSQNKNTISFSPPFGYELCARRIREPEVEKFDLCHWRVAGIGAEIIRPDSLRRFASLLAPAGFSDKAFMPCYGMAECSLAVSFAPLGEGFAVDVIDADHFMTTQEALPAAAFSQGTASNAGSFVICGVPLPDYEVEIRGADGQVLPERHCGTLFVRGASVMSGYLGNELLTREVLSADGWLNTGDLAYRVGQSIVIAGRQKDLIIINGRNIWPQDMESIAEQQPEVRVGDASAFSIPGSSGQEKAVLVVQCRELDQSVCIDLEHRLHGLVQQALGIDCLVELVPRNTLPRTTSGKLSRSGARKGYLERHAGVKAAISETLFSMPDLDGQAI